The following proteins are co-located in the Bordetella bronchialis genome:
- a CDS encoding alpha/beta hydrolase family protein: MSHWFEYFPGHHMWSQGMMFGIEMAGWGAASISEIDQIGQKLKGHEGDNERWWREWVDMARRIEGFGDAEETRGHRLTSGAYYLRAAVYYFCGERFIAPSERKWQTYRDCLRCFAKGLERRFPSISRADVPYEGTTLPAWWLRADVQGPAPTVVMFDGLDNAKEMSVLFGGIEIAKRGIHVLAIDGPGQGEALRLQGIPSRYDYEVPAGAAYDWVAARPEVDPARVAVMGFSMGGYYAPRAAAKDHRFAACVAWGGHFDYHEAWVRRRRIMESGGTKISAPNFQLPWVLGMPDMDACMKKLENYRLKDVARDLVCPFFCLHGENDTIVPVEFAQRLIEAVGAKNKTLRILTAHEGGSEHCQEDNRQVGANIVADWLADNL; the protein is encoded by the coding sequence ATGAGTCACTGGTTCGAGTATTTTCCCGGCCACCACATGTGGTCGCAGGGCATGATGTTCGGCATCGAAATGGCCGGCTGGGGCGCGGCGTCGATCAGCGAGATCGACCAGATCGGCCAGAAGCTGAAAGGCCACGAAGGCGACAACGAGCGCTGGTGGCGGGAATGGGTGGACATGGCGCGCCGCATCGAGGGCTTCGGCGACGCCGAGGAAACGCGGGGCCACAGGCTGACATCCGGCGCCTATTATCTTCGCGCGGCCGTCTACTACTTCTGCGGCGAACGCTTCATCGCGCCGTCCGAGCGTAAATGGCAGACCTACCGCGATTGCCTGCGCTGCTTCGCCAAGGGATTGGAACGCCGCTTTCCCTCCATTTCGCGCGCCGACGTGCCCTATGAAGGCACGACATTGCCGGCGTGGTGGCTGCGCGCGGATGTGCAGGGTCCGGCGCCCACCGTGGTCATGTTCGACGGCCTGGATAACGCCAAGGAAATGAGCGTGCTGTTCGGCGGCATCGAAATCGCCAAGCGCGGGATTCACGTGCTGGCCATCGACGGCCCGGGGCAGGGCGAAGCGCTGCGGCTGCAGGGCATCCCCAGCCGCTACGACTATGAAGTGCCCGCCGGCGCGGCCTACGACTGGGTTGCCGCCCGGCCGGAGGTCGATCCGGCGCGCGTGGCGGTGATGGGCTTTTCCATGGGGGGCTACTACGCGCCGCGCGCCGCCGCCAAAGACCATCGCTTCGCCGCCTGCGTGGCCTGGGGCGGGCATTTCGACTACCACGAGGCCTGGGTGCGCCGGCGCCGCATCATGGAATCGGGCGGCACGAAGATCTCCGCGCCCAACTTCCAGCTGCCCTGGGTGCTGGGCATGCCCGATATGGACGCCTGCATGAAAAAGCTGGAGAACTACCGGCTGAAGGACGTTGCGCGGGACCTGGTGTGCCCGTTCTTCTGCCTGCACGGCGAGAACGACACCATCGTGCCGGTGGAGTTCGCCCAGCGCCTGATCGAGGCGGTGGGCGCGAAGAACAAGACGCTGCGCATCCTGACCGCCCACGAAGGCGGCAGCGAGCACTGCCAGGAGGACAACCGCCAGGTAGGCGCCAATATCGTGGCGGACTGGCTGGCGGACAACCTGTAG
- a CDS encoding alpha/beta hydrolase family protein, which translates to MSAQDRPSPKYEPFGWHHWPDDFWMSYQFRRGLGETQEGGGAVSEVFQAATHIVPGDFETWYAAWRHIADRNARRGDAALQDGHIRTAMNCWLRAANYYREAEFWLQPDDPRRLDAFTQAERASAKAFTRMDPPAEIVEIPYENGKTLPAYFVRSANGGPRQPVLISVGGLDSYKDELWFMTGRGAVQRGMSVLMVDGPGQGGALRRHGLVTRHDYEVPIGRCIDWLAARGDVDASRIAVSGSSLGGYYSARAAAMDARLAACISHGAIWDIHERWKARDDNHGLAGHIKWVFGARSMAEATEIARPFTLEGVLENMKCPYLIIHGGHDVLGVETVRKVHDYALAHGVRATLKLTGAEETGAEHCQHDNPTLGQELMLDWLADVFGIDQARLSFFPG; encoded by the coding sequence ATGAGCGCACAGGATCGTCCTTCGCCGAAATACGAGCCGTTCGGCTGGCACCATTGGCCCGATGACTTCTGGATGTCCTATCAGTTCCGGCGTGGATTGGGCGAGACCCAGGAGGGCGGCGGCGCCGTTAGCGAGGTCTTCCAGGCCGCCACGCACATCGTCCCCGGCGATTTCGAAACCTGGTACGCGGCATGGCGCCATATCGCCGACCGCAACGCGCGCCGCGGCGACGCCGCCTTGCAAGACGGCCATATCCGCACCGCCATGAATTGCTGGCTGCGCGCGGCCAACTACTACCGCGAGGCCGAGTTCTGGCTCCAGCCGGACGATCCGCGCAGGCTGGATGCCTTTACCCAGGCCGAGCGCGCCTCCGCCAAGGCCTTCACCCGCATGGATCCCCCCGCGGAAATCGTCGAGATCCCCTACGAAAACGGCAAGACGCTGCCCGCGTATTTCGTGCGGTCGGCCAACGGCGGACCGCGCCAGCCCGTGCTGATTTCCGTGGGCGGGCTGGACTCGTACAAGGATGAGCTGTGGTTCATGACGGGCCGCGGCGCCGTGCAGCGGGGGATGTCGGTGCTGATGGTGGACGGCCCGGGCCAGGGCGGCGCCTTGCGCCGGCACGGGCTGGTCACGCGCCATGACTACGAAGTGCCCATCGGGCGCTGCATCGACTGGCTTGCCGCGCGTGGCGATGTGGACGCCAGCCGCATCGCGGTAAGCGGTTCCAGCCTGGGCGGCTATTACTCGGCGCGCGCCGCCGCCATGGACGCCCGCCTGGCCGCCTGCATCTCCCATGGCGCGATCTGGGACATCCACGAACGCTGGAAGGCCCGCGACGACAACCACGGCCTGGCCGGCCACATCAAGTGGGTGTTCGGCGCGCGCAGCATGGCCGAGGCCACCGAAATCGCCCGGCCCTTTACCCTGGAAGGCGTGCTGGAGAACATGAAGTGCCCCTACCTGATCATCCACGGCGGCCATGACGTGCTGGGCGTGGAGACGGTCAGGAAGGTGCACGACTACGCGCTCGCGCACGGCGTGCGGGCCACGCTGAAGCTGACCGGTGCGGAGGAAACCGGCGCCGAGCATTGCCAGCACGACAATCCCACGCTGGGGCAGGAACTGATGCTGGACTGGCTGGCGGATGTCTTCGGCATCGACCAGGCGCGGCTGTCTTTCTTCCCGGGATAG
- a CDS encoding type II toxin-antitoxin system PrlF family antitoxin has protein sequence MTTTLEVESSLTDRYQTTVPETVRRALGLRKRDKIHYSVRANGEVILSRGEPMDEPDPALEAFLAFLARDIAAHPERLTPLTADLLARVREASAGAADIDLDAALSPDDE, from the coding sequence ATGACGACTACCTTGGAAGTCGAATCCTCGCTTACCGACCGCTACCAGACCACGGTACCGGAGACGGTGCGGCGCGCCCTGGGCCTTAGAAAGCGCGACAAAATCCATTACAGCGTCCGCGCGAACGGCGAAGTGATTCTCTCGCGCGGGGAGCCGATGGATGAGCCGGACCCTGCCCTGGAAGCATTCCTGGCTTTCCTCGCGAGGGACATTGCGGCACATCCGGAACGTTTGACGCCCTTGACGGCGGACCTGTTGGCCAGGGTGCGCGAGGCGTCGGCGGGCGCCGCGGATATCGATCTCGATGCGGCCTTGTCGCCTGATGACGAATGA
- a CDS encoding type II toxin-antitoxin system YhaV family toxin produces MTGEGKAPVTAHGWTIYLHPLFRAQLEDLAKQVEALQRKDPTGYQRRNATKRLAAIVRLAFDIIPQDPTRPEYRPGETLGEQRKHWFRAKFFQQYRLFFRYHAASRIIVFAWVNDEETKRAYESNDDAYRVFRKMLERGKPPDDWGGLLVAAAKQVR; encoded by the coding sequence ATGACAGGTGAAGGGAAGGCGCCCGTCACGGCGCACGGTTGGACGATCTATCTGCATCCCCTATTCCGGGCACAACTGGAAGATCTTGCGAAACAGGTCGAAGCGCTCCAGCGCAAGGACCCGACAGGCTACCAGCGCCGGAATGCCACGAAACGCCTCGCGGCCATCGTGCGCCTGGCCTTCGATATCATCCCGCAGGATCCGACGCGGCCGGAATACCGCCCAGGAGAAACCTTGGGAGAGCAGCGCAAACATTGGTTCCGGGCCAAATTCTTCCAGCAGTACCGCCTGTTCTTCCGCTATCACGCCGCCAGCAGGATCATCGTCTTCGCATGGGTCAACGATGAAGAGACCAAGCGCGCTTATGAAAGCAACGATGACGCGTATCGGGTTTTCAGGAAAATGCTCGAAAGAGGCAAGCCGCCGGATGACTGGGGCGGACTGCTCGTAGCGGCGGCGAAGCAGGTCCGATAG
- a CDS encoding methyl-accepting chemotaxis protein, producing MRLNLPVTENAFPFPKGHTLVSTTDTKGRILYCNAMFAEVSGYTREELLGQPHNIIRHPDMPEEAFRDMWATIASGQPWSAPVKNRRKNGDYYWVMANATPLLEDGQPVGYMSVRTEARPEQIQEAETLYAAMREEAHAGRPIHALSAGRPVKRTLAGRLAEASRPGIVGSVMALLVAMLLAFMAIDRYLPADTAISACAAWLLRLALVGGAWRFLKAILKAPLDDVLAAAHRLAAGDLAELPSRARHDEIGRLRQALAQLRVNIGSIVRDARDQSQDIAAGAAQLAQGNLHLSERTEAQARNVRQTAGSMDDITATVSLAASSAREVSRLAARTQDIAQQGAHAVRQAGATMQSISESSLRISEITRIIDSIAFQTNILALNAAVEAARAGEQGRGFAVVAAEVHALAQRSGHAAKEIRHLIEDTVAKVHEGNERTTAAGDTMGAVLDGVRQVNGLVEGISAAAEQQLAGIAQAGAVIAQLDDITQQNAALVEEVAAAAMSLEGLARTTHETMRVFRLGGMPSRRPGAGKAAQRRTGQGPLALSQA from the coding sequence ATGCGCCTGAATCTCCCGGTCACGGAAAACGCGTTCCCCTTCCCCAAAGGCCACACCCTGGTTTCCACCACCGACACCAAGGGACGTATCCTGTACTGCAATGCCATGTTCGCCGAGGTCAGCGGATACACCCGCGAGGAATTGCTCGGCCAGCCGCACAACATCATCCGCCATCCCGATATGCCGGAAGAGGCATTCCGCGATATGTGGGCGACCATCGCTTCCGGCCAGCCCTGGTCCGCGCCCGTGAAGAACCGTCGCAAGAACGGCGACTACTACTGGGTCATGGCCAATGCCACGCCGCTGCTGGAGGACGGCCAGCCCGTGGGCTATATGTCCGTGCGCACCGAGGCAAGGCCGGAACAGATCCAGGAAGCCGAGACGCTATACGCGGCAATGCGGGAAGAGGCGCATGCCGGCAGGCCGATTCACGCCCTGTCCGCAGGCCGGCCGGTGAAGCGGACGCTGGCCGGGCGGCTGGCCGAGGCGTCGCGCCCGGGCATCGTGGGCAGCGTAATGGCGCTGCTGGTGGCGATGCTGCTGGCTTTCATGGCGATAGACCGGTATCTTCCGGCCGACACGGCGATATCCGCTTGCGCCGCATGGCTGCTGCGCCTGGCCCTGGTCGGCGGCGCGTGGCGCTTCCTCAAGGCCATCCTGAAGGCCCCGCTGGACGACGTGCTGGCGGCGGCCCATCGCCTGGCGGCGGGCGACCTGGCGGAATTGCCGAGCCGGGCCCGCCACGATGAAATCGGCCGCCTGCGGCAGGCGCTGGCCCAGCTGCGCGTCAACATCGGCTCCATCGTCCGCGATGCCCGCGACCAAAGCCAGGATATCGCGGCGGGCGCGGCCCAGCTGGCCCAGGGCAATCTGCACCTGTCCGAGCGCACCGAAGCGCAAGCCCGGAATGTGCGGCAGACGGCGGGATCGATGGACGACATCACGGCCACGGTCAGCCTGGCGGCCAGTTCGGCGCGGGAAGTCAGCCGGCTCGCGGCGCGCACCCAGGACATCGCACAGCAAGGCGCCCACGCCGTCCGGCAAGCCGGCGCCACCATGCAATCCATCTCGGAATCGTCCCTGCGCATCAGCGAGATCACGCGCATCATCGACAGCATCGCCTTCCAGACCAACATCCTGGCGCTGAACGCGGCGGTGGAGGCCGCGCGTGCCGGCGAACAGGGACGCGGCTTCGCCGTGGTCGCCGCGGAGGTCCACGCCCTGGCGCAGCGCAGCGGCCATGCCGCGAAGGAGATCCGGCATCTGATCGAGGACACGGTAGCGAAGGTCCACGAGGGGAACGAAAGGACCACGGCGGCGGGCGACACCATGGGCGCGGTGCTGGACGGCGTGCGGCAGGTGAACGGCCTGGTCGAGGGCATCAGTGCCGCGGCCGAACAACAGCTTGCCGGCATCGCGCAAGCCGGTGCCGTCATCGCGCAGCTGGACGACATCACCCAGCAGAATGCCGCCCTGGTGGAAGAAGTGGCCGCCGCCGCCATGTCCCTGGAGGGCCTGGCGCGCACCACCCACGAAACGATGCGCGTGTTCCGCTTGGGGGGCATGCCTTCCCGGCGGCCCGGCGCCGGGAAGGCGGCACAGCGGCGCACCGGACAAGGCCCGTTGGCATTGTCGCAGGCCTGA
- a CDS encoding LysR family transcriptional regulator has translation MEWSDLRIFLAVARAGTLGGAARVLGQSQPTMGRRLRVLEGAVGHTLFQRTAEGFVLTDEGQAVLEHAERMEEEALAFQRRLAGADAQLEGMLRLSSSEWFGTYVLAPILAEFGARHPKVCVELLTDARLYSLPRREADIAFRIKPFQEPEVVSRRLVRIPYALYARTDAATRPKGGGEGLRVITMDTAFAEMPDARWLQRVLPKAVVAMRSNNRLVQAELCRQGSGLAVLPTLLGDRMPDLARVDVGESPPGRDTYVGYHRDLRRLSRLRALLDLVIERLASPRAPA, from the coding sequence ATGGAATGGAGTGACCTCAGGATCTTTCTCGCCGTCGCGCGTGCCGGCACGCTGGGCGGCGCCGCGCGCGTCCTGGGTCAGTCCCAGCCGACCATGGGCCGCCGGCTGCGCGTCCTGGAAGGCGCGGTCGGCCACACGCTGTTCCAGCGCACGGCCGAAGGCTTCGTCCTGACCGACGAGGGCCAGGCCGTGCTCGAGCATGCCGAGCGCATGGAAGAAGAAGCGCTCGCCTTCCAGCGGCGGCTGGCGGGCGCGGACGCGCAACTGGAAGGCATGCTGCGGCTATCGTCTTCGGAGTGGTTCGGGACATACGTCCTGGCGCCCATCCTGGCCGAGTTCGGCGCACGGCATCCCAAGGTCTGCGTCGAGCTGCTGACCGACGCGCGGCTCTACAGCCTGCCGCGTCGCGAGGCCGACATCGCATTCCGGATCAAGCCCTTCCAGGAGCCAGAGGTCGTCTCCCGGCGGCTCGTGCGCATCCCGTACGCCTTGTACGCGCGGACGGATGCCGCGACCAGGCCGAAGGGCGGCGGGGAAGGCCTGCGCGTCATCACCATGGACACCGCATTCGCCGAAATGCCGGACGCGCGCTGGCTCCAGCGCGTCCTGCCCAAGGCCGTGGTGGCGATGCGCAGCAACAACCGGCTCGTGCAGGCGGAGCTGTGCCGGCAGGGCAGCGGCCTGGCCGTCCTTCCCACCCTCCTGGGCGACCGCATGCCGGACCTGGCGCGCGTGGACGTGGGCGAATCGCCGCCCGGGCGGGACACCTATGTCGGATATCACCGCGACCTGCGCCGCTTGTCGCGCCTGCGCGCGCTGCTCGATCTGGTCATCGAACGCCTGGCGAGCCCGCGGGCGCCTGCCTAG
- a CDS encoding zinc-dependent alcohol dehydrogenase family protein: protein MSQTMKAAVLATYGAPLRISDIPLPAPGPGEVLVRIAASGINPLDTKIQAGAAEHARHPAPAVLGMDLAGTVQAVGAGVTDFRPGDEVHGFAGGVGGLQGTLAEYIAVDADLLARKPRNLSMREAAALPSVLITAWKGLVDRMALAAGDTLLVQGGAGGVGHIAVQIGRALGATVHATGSAHNRASIEGLGATFIDRDEPVAEYVRRLTGGRGFDRVYDTVGGVALDASFQAVRRYGHVVSCLGWGTHALAPLSFKEASYSGVFILPPLLSGQDRRHYRDILDQARPLIESGRVMPIVDERRFTLDTLEDAYRIVRAGQARGKLVVDIDAQVR, encoded by the coding sequence ATGAGCCAGACCATGAAAGCCGCGGTCCTCGCCACCTACGGGGCACCGCTACGCATTTCCGATATTCCCCTGCCGGCGCCAGGCCCGGGCGAAGTCCTCGTGCGTATCGCCGCGAGCGGCATCAACCCGCTGGACACGAAGATCCAGGCCGGCGCGGCCGAGCACGCGCGCCATCCCGCCCCGGCGGTCCTGGGGATGGATCTTGCCGGCACGGTGCAGGCCGTGGGCGCGGGCGTCACCGACTTCCGGCCGGGCGATGAGGTGCATGGTTTTGCCGGCGGCGTCGGCGGCCTGCAAGGCACCCTGGCCGAATACATTGCCGTCGACGCGGACCTGTTGGCGCGCAAACCGCGCAATCTGTCCATGCGCGAAGCGGCCGCGCTGCCGTCGGTGCTCATTACCGCGTGGAAAGGATTGGTCGACCGCATGGCGCTCGCCGCGGGCGACACCCTGCTGGTACAGGGGGGCGCGGGCGGCGTCGGGCACATCGCCGTCCAGATCGGCCGGGCCTTGGGCGCGACCGTCCACGCCACCGGATCGGCGCACAACCGCGCTTCCATCGAAGGGCTGGGCGCCACCTTCATCGACCGCGACGAGCCCGTCGCCGAGTACGTGCGGCGCCTGACCGGCGGGCGCGGTTTCGACCGCGTGTACGACACCGTCGGCGGTGTCGCGCTGGACGCGTCCTTCCAGGCGGTAAGGCGCTACGGGCATGTGGTCAGCTGCCTGGGCTGGGGCACGCACGCGCTGGCGCCGCTTTCATTCAAGGAGGCGAGCTACTCGGGCGTCTTCATCCTGCCGCCGCTGCTGTCCGGCCAGGATCGCCGGCATTATCGCGACATCCTGGACCAGGCGCGGCCCTTGATCGAATCGGGGCGCGTAATGCCCATCGTGGACGAACGGCGGTTCACGCTCGATACGCTGGAGGACGCCTACCGCATCGTCCGGGCAGGCCAGGCGCGCGGCAAACTGGTCGTGGATATCGACGCCCAGGTCCGTTGA
- a CDS encoding heavy metal translocating P-type ATPase encodes MPRLLRTTDAVLLILSASTLAAGLISWAAGSRAFAHGFWVAGAAPVLAFLSVSIVQALRRHETGVDVLAWLAIALALGLDQSLAAAVIALMLSTGRALERYAEDRAQREMTALLRHAPQEATRHEAGEWRRVALDAVGMGDRLLVRSGDVVPVDGTLCGQAELDESSLTGESAIQRRAAGAAVRSGVLNAGAPFEMVAAATAGDSTFAGIVRMVRTARQERSPAARLADRYASGFVVAALAIAAGSWAWTNDSMRALAVLVVATPCPLILAVPVAIVSGISRCARRGVLVKSGGALERLARAATLFFDKTGTLTSGRARLVAIEAAPGVQAETVLRLAASLGQASAHVISEAVTVAARERGLVLSQPSAIVEHPGEGVSGTVSGRSVSMGGYAYVARAAAPAAWSKDFLRRVGYEGAAAVFVRADGEMIGALQLADEIRLETPRALRMLRQEGIRRLIMLTGDRRDVAQTLGGMLGVTDVRAEQTPSDKLAAIETARKDGPVVMVGDGINDAPALAAADVGIAMGARGAAASSEAADVVLLADRLDRIVDAVRVARRARRIAVQSVAAGMALSVLAMIAAAGGYLPPVWGALLQELIDVAVILNALRVLRVKTAIQGRLSSSEAASLRASHTELDALMGRIRRLADELPTLPKQAVAGALADMHASLVRELLPHERRDDAEVYPQLTRLLGGEDPLGTMSTAHREIFRVTAMLGKMAADIPPGGPDADRLREFQRLLYGLDAIVRLHCAQENELFHALSEAA; translated from the coding sequence ATGCCGCGCTTGCTGCGAACTACCGACGCCGTCTTGCTGATCCTTTCGGCGTCGACACTGGCCGCGGGCCTGATCTCTTGGGCCGCGGGCAGCCGCGCCTTCGCGCATGGGTTCTGGGTCGCGGGCGCGGCGCCGGTTCTCGCCTTCCTTTCCGTTTCTATCGTGCAGGCGCTGCGTCGCCATGAGACCGGCGTGGACGTGCTCGCATGGCTGGCCATCGCGCTCGCCCTGGGATTGGATCAATCGCTTGCCGCGGCCGTGATCGCGCTGATGCTGTCGACGGGGCGCGCGCTGGAGCGATACGCCGAGGATCGCGCGCAACGCGAGATGACGGCCTTGCTGCGTCATGCGCCGCAGGAAGCTACCCGCCACGAGGCGGGAGAGTGGCGCCGCGTGGCGCTCGATGCCGTCGGCATGGGCGACCGCCTGCTGGTCCGTTCGGGCGACGTCGTACCCGTGGACGGCACGCTTTGCGGCCAGGCCGAGCTGGACGAATCTTCCTTGACGGGGGAATCGGCGATCCAGCGGCGCGCGGCCGGCGCAGCGGTGCGCAGCGGCGTACTGAATGCCGGCGCGCCCTTCGAAATGGTGGCCGCCGCTACCGCCGGCGACAGTACCTTCGCCGGCATCGTGCGCATGGTGCGCACCGCGCGGCAGGAGCGCAGCCCCGCAGCGCGGCTGGCCGACCGCTATGCGTCGGGCTTCGTGGTGGCGGCGCTGGCCATCGCGGCGGGCAGTTGGGCCTGGACGAACGATTCGATGCGGGCGCTGGCGGTGCTGGTCGTCGCGACGCCCTGTCCGCTGATCCTTGCCGTTCCCGTGGCCATCGTCTCCGGCATCTCGCGCTGCGCCAGGCGCGGTGTGCTCGTCAAAAGCGGCGGGGCGCTGGAGCGGCTCGCCAGGGCGGCCACCTTGTTCTTCGATAAGACCGGTACATTGACCAGCGGTCGCGCGCGCCTGGTGGCGATCGAGGCCGCGCCCGGCGTGCAGGCCGAAACCGTCCTGCGGCTGGCTGCTTCCCTGGGGCAGGCCTCGGCGCATGTCATCTCCGAGGCGGTGACCGTCGCCGCGCGGGAACGCGGCCTGGTCTTGTCGCAGCCGTCGGCGATCGTCGAGCATCCGGGCGAAGGCGTCTCCGGCACGGTATCGGGCCGCTCCGTATCGATGGGCGGGTATGCCTATGTGGCCCGGGCCGCGGCGCCGGCGGCGTGGAGCAAGGACTTCCTGCGGCGCGTGGGTTACGAAGGGGCGGCCGCCGTGTTCGTACGCGCCGATGGTGAAATGATCGGGGCGCTCCAGCTTGCCGACGAGATCCGCTTGGAAACGCCGCGCGCCTTGCGCATGCTGCGTCAAGAGGGCATCCGGCGCCTGATCATGCTGACGGGCGACCGGCGCGACGTCGCGCAGACATTGGGCGGGATGCTGGGAGTGACGGACGTGCGCGCGGAGCAGACCCCGTCGGACAAGCTCGCGGCCATCGAGACCGCGCGCAAGGACGGCCCGGTCGTCATGGTTGGCGATGGCATCAACGACGCACCCGCGCTTGCCGCCGCGGACGTCGGCATCGCCATGGGGGCCAGGGGCGCTGCGGCGTCCTCCGAGGCGGCCGATGTCGTGCTGTTGGCGGACCGCCTGGACAGGATCGTCGATGCCGTCCGCGTGGCGCGCCGCGCGCGGCGTATCGCCGTGCAAAGCGTGGCGGCGGGCATGGCGCTCTCGGTGCTGGCGATGATCGCGGCCGCCGGGGGCTATCTGCCGCCTGTATGGGGCGCGCTGCTGCAGGAGCTGATCGACGTGGCCGTCATCCTGAATGCCCTGCGCGTGCTGCGCGTCAAGACAGCGATCCAAGGCCGCCTGTCGTCGTCGGAGGCGGCAAGCCTGAGGGCGAGCCACACTGAACTGGATGCGTTGATGGGGCGCATCCGCCGCCTTGCCGACGAATTACCCACCTTGCCGAAGCAGGCGGTGGCCGGCGCGCTGGCGGATATGCATGCATCCCTGGTTCGCGAACTGCTTCCCCACGAAAGGCGCGACGATGCGGAGGTCTATCCCCAGCTGACGCGCCTGCTTGGCGGGGAAGACCCGCTGGGTACGATGAGCACCGCGCACCGGGAGATATTCCGTGTAACCGCCATGCTGGGCAAGATGGCCGCCGATATTCCGCCCGGTGGGCCGGATGCGGACCGTCTGCGCGAATTCCAGCGCCTGTTGTATGGACTGGACGCGATCGTCCGCTTGCACTGCGCGCAGGAAAACGAGCTTTTCCATGCATTGAGCGAGGCGGCATGA
- a CDS encoding VOC family protein yields MPSKNTVCLWYDGTALDAANFYAATFPDSRVLATHIAPGDYPDGRQGNILTVEFTVMGIPCLGLNGGPAFRHNEAFSFQVSTEDQAETDRLWNAIVGNGGQESACGWCKDKWGVSWQITPRALIEAVTDPDRAAAKRAFDAMMGMRKIDIAAIEAARRG; encoded by the coding sequence ATGCCCAGCAAGAACACCGTTTGCCTCTGGTACGACGGCACCGCCCTGGACGCCGCCAATTTCTACGCCGCGACATTTCCCGACAGCCGCGTCCTGGCGACGCACATCGCGCCGGGCGACTATCCCGACGGCAGGCAGGGCAACATCCTGACGGTGGAATTCACGGTGATGGGCATTCCCTGCCTGGGGCTGAACGGCGGTCCGGCGTTCAGGCATAACGAGGCCTTCTCCTTCCAGGTCTCCACCGAGGACCAGGCCGAGACCGACCGCCTGTGGAACGCCATCGTGGGGAACGGTGGCCAGGAAAGCGCCTGCGGCTGGTGCAAGGACAAATGGGGCGTGTCCTGGCAGATCACGCCGCGCGCGCTCATCGAGGCGGTCACCGACCCCGACCGCGCCGCCGCCAAGCGGGCCTTCGACGCCATGATGGGCATGCGCAAGATCGATATCGCGGCCATCGAGGCGGCAAGGCGGGGTTGA